A window of Cytobacillus sp. FSL H8-0458 genomic DNA:
GAATGCAGCCATAACAACGAATGCAGCTGGTGCAAAACCGAATGTCGGAACTCCGTGATTGGCCACAATATCCAGAGACATGCTTGGATATACCCATTTTTCAACAGCTACCCAGCATAAAGATAAGCCTGTGCCCAAATATAAGAATGGAAATCCAACCTTCTCCAGCTTCGTGCTGCCTACCATCAGGACTCCAATAATGGCAACATAATATCCATAATCAAGCATATGGAAAATGCCATTCTGCATGGTAACGTACACAAACAGCCCCAATAAAATAACGGACCCGGCCTTTGTTGAAATATGATGCGGAATTAGCAGAAAGCCAATCGCTGCCCACGTTAATATCATAGCAATCGTGCTGGTTAAATGAAATTCAGGCGCAAACAATGTTCCGTTCGTTACCTGGATTATTAATGCCGCAGCAGTACCATACTTCAGGATATATCTGCTGTATTTGCGGAAACCTGAGAGCCAGTCATCAAGCTTTTTGGCTTTGGCCCATTGTGATGTCCTTGAGATAATCAAGGTCAAAAGCGCAAGGACAATCGCAGCCGTCAGGGCCAGTCCCATAAATAGAGGTGATAATATATTTTCAATGGTTTCCTTTTGAGGTGCCACATTCGTGAACCATTTCACATGAGCGCTTGTAAAAAAAGGTGTCATGACTAAGCCTGATATTAATAAATACTGGAATATTTTTTTCATGATGATCGTGCCTCCTTGATGGCAGTTAAAAATCATATAAACCATATAAGTACAGTATTAATATATTATACTTTTCTATACTGTGGATTATTCAAAAATGAATATTATGTGAAATGTTTCACATAATACATGCAATTAAAATACAGGCGAAGAGAATTCGCCTGTATTTTAATTCCCTACTTTTCTTTTTTCAGAGCTGAAAGTACTGTTTTTTTCTCTTCATTCTTTACCTCATCTGACACTAAATCTTTTGCGGCACTTTTAAACTCCGTTAAGGTCCGCCCAAATGCCCTCCCAATTTCGGGAAGCTTGGATGGCCCAAATATGATCAATGCAATGACAAGAACGAGAATTAAGCCTGGAATGCCAATGTTGGATATCATCTTCTCACCGTCCTTTTAATGTAATACTTTTTCACGCTTTTTCTTAAGCTGCTTTTCATGTGCCCGGGTATGGGCGCGATGGCGGTCTTCCTCCACCTCAGCAGATATTCGAACTCCCTGAGGGACAGCTGAAGCCGAAACCTGCTTCAAGCCAGCTTGATCTTTTTCAAATACAAAGGATGCTCTCGTTGAAATATCCGCCCCAGGCTCTGTTACGAAAGGAAGCACCCGATAATCTGCACGCCATTGCTCTGGTGTTACCCGGCAGCGGACATAGCCTCTATAATTATTAAAGAACTTAATATGCGGATTCTCTGCAAGCGTCTTTTCCGTATCCCCTCTCACATCTGATCCATTTCCACCTGATGTGATAGAGGTTCCGACAAATTCAGCCCCAATCAGCTTTGCATTTGGATCATTATAGTCTGTTAGAATATTGGAAGCCCAGCTTGCATGAACATCCCCAGTCAGAACAATTAGGTTTCCGATATTGTTTGAAACAGCAAAATCAGCCAAACGCTGCCGGGCAGCAGGGTAACCATCCCATGCATCCATGCTGAACTTCGGCGAAGCAATTGTCCCGAAATTTCTCTGGGCAAAGAACACCTGCTGTGCAAGGACATTCCAATGCGCTTGGGAGC
This region includes:
- a CDS encoding twin-arginine translocase TatA/TatE family subunit; this translates as MISNIGIPGLILVLVIALIIFGPSKLPEIGRAFGRTLTEFKSAAKDLVSDEVKNEEKKTVLSALKKEK